In Scatophagus argus isolate fScaArg1 chromosome 5, fScaArg1.pri, whole genome shotgun sequence, a genomic segment contains:
- the LOC124059852 gene encoding uncharacterized protein LOC124059852, whose amino-acid sequence MFKALKLLKPLTGEWGSDQTLQHYQVSERGSSRQNQLLSAAKELQQYWGRSLHCQLQLQTRLEILLDWAMGLQQDGGTLGEMSYPDLDICVPALLGMEYPDPMGSGLSVPVLGCQTDLMSGIIIPLAGTMEDPDGKGLVAIRYGSQTVDPVTGMLAPVVGARLDVSRKTVIPVTASYWLIMADQTDSVQVEALQREVCVRNTYWQQQRQREEDLLSDLDSALFQCIFRVIEANSYQVHWSGRHLREAVVELQDSAQTEAQRRAAQRSHLALILPPHVLHILTLGDGEEWDHQCVWNAELMSGLDKVDVCMEQLQQDQEKWTTQGGDWASTLHSMDRELRWRELWEQCCSKQTELDAPLTALHFVRHLSQLRADTAQAVLRGNFWYKEYGLVQCSMHRPTVKVTGLLQQFALPLLERLSQLLEDKQLASFSPNTCNQHVSGLSTKQAYGLEIASRAWTASVPVVKGISTQSLREPANLAQSQDMGLQSSSSPTHNSQRHTASSGIHSQESQPAKESAQPTHVSVPTMPEEDWSKLLELSPLFQLLKEVQLQLIGWASGTKLIRGEFADKGNSFMDILDAQWECEGELIPLDMSVLNPREFLVYQHGLFLMHTLNNLKLTPVISLQIAASLPYNNYFNNAFRNSFFYQEAEETLFVRRQRLQSVGGFSLLLHHCLSHVKIKDMSSDANPAFQRLFFKTLQESMAELFQARLGVPISGQEANLCVLFQDREASSGDLKDFLPDSHAASLLYKLHKPIKGLLSEDDVEELKIRHRKTALFSHLEGILREKSSEATGEGGDQIG is encoded by the exons ATGTTCAAAGCATTGAAGCTCCTGAAGCCACTTACTGGGGAGTGGGGTTCAGACCAAACTTTGCAGCACTATCAGGTTAGCGAGAGAGGGAGTAGCCGACAAAATCAACTTCTCTCTGCAGCCAAGGAGCTCCAGCAATACTGGGGAAGGAGTCTGCACTGCCAGCTACAGTTGCAGACCAGACTGGAGATCCTGCTGGACTGGGCCATGGGTCTCCAGCAGGATGGAGGGACTCTGG GAGAGATGTCTTACCCAGATTTAGATATATGCGTTCCAGCTCTGCTGGGGATGGAGTACCCTGACCCCATGGGATCTGGTCTGAGTGTGCCTGTGCTGGGGTGTCAGACTGACCTCATGTCTGGCATTATAATACCTCTGGCAGGGACCATGGAGGATCCAGATGGAAAAG GCTTAGTGGCCATTCGTTATGGCTCTCAGACTGTTGACCCGGTGACAGGGATGTTGGCCCCAGTTGTCGGAGCCAGGCTGGATGTGTCCAGGAAAACTGTTATACCTGTCACAGCTTCCTACTGGCTGATAATGGCAGATCAAACTGATAGTGTGCAG GTAGAGGCGCTGcagagagaggtgtgtgtgagaaacacttactggcagcagcagaggcaacGGGAGGAAGATCTTCTCTCTGATCTGGACTCAGCTTTATTCCAGTGCATCTTCAGAGTCATAGAGGCAAACTCTTATCAG GTCCATTGGTCAGGGAGGCATCTGAGGGAAGCAGTTGTTGAGCTGCAGGATTCAGCACAGACTGAGGCCCAGAGGAGAGCGGCTCAACGTTCCCACTTGGCTCTGATCTTGCCTCCACATGTATTACACATCCTCACACTGG GCGACGGAGAGGAGTGGGatcatcagtgtgtttggaACGCAGAGCTCATGTCAGGCCTTGATAAGGTGGATGTGTGTatggagcagctgcagcaagACCAAGAAAAATGGACTACACAGGGAGGAGACTGGGCTTCAACCCTCCACTCTATG GACAGAGAGCTGAGATGGAGGGAGTTGTGGGAGCAGTGTTGCTCCAAGCAGACAGAGTTGGATGCTCCTCTTACTGCACTACACTTTGTCAGGCACCTTTCTCAGCTTCGAGCTGACACTGCACAG GCAGTACTGCGTGGGAACTTTTGGTACAAGGAATATGGTCTGGTTCAGTGCAGCATGCACAGACCGACTGTGAAGGTCACGGGTTTGCTTCAACAGTTTGCTTTGCCTCTGTTGGAGAGACTGAGCCAACTCCTGGAAGACAAACAGCTGGCCAGCTTCTCACCCAACACCTGCAACCAGCACGTATCTG GTTTGTCAACAAAGCAGGCATATGGGTTGGAAATAGCCTCCAGAGCCTGGACAGCCTCTGTGCCTGTGGTGAAAG gaATCTCCACTCAGTCTTTGAGGGAGCCTGCCAATTTAGCGCAGTCCCAGGACATGGGTCTGCAGAGCAGCTCTTCGCCGACACACaactcacaaagacacactgcaTCTTCAGGCATTCACTCCCAGG AGAGTCAACCGGCGAAAGAATCTGCTCAGCCGACACATGTGTCTGTCCCCACAATGCCAG AGGAGGACTGGAGCAAGCTGCTGGAGCTCTCTCCTCTGTTCCAGCTGCTGAAGGAGGTGCAGCTACAGCTGATTGGCTGGGCCAGTGGGACAAAGCTTATTAGAGGAGAGTTTGCCG ACAAAGGTAACAGCTTCATGGACATCCTCGATGCTCAGTGGGAATGTGAGGGAGAGCTGATCCCTTTGGACATGTCAGTCCTCAACCCCAGAGAGTTCCTGGTCTACCAGCATGGACTGTTCCTGATGCACACACTGAATAATCTAAAACTG ACTCCAGTCATTTCACTTCAGATAGCAGCTAGTCTCCCATACAACAACTACTTCAACAACGCCTTCAGGAATTCCTTCTTTTATCAG GAGGCGGAAGAGACGCTCTTTGTCCGTCGCCAGAGGCTCCAGTCAGTTGGGGGCTTCTCTCTACTGCTGCATCACTGTCTGTCTCATGTCAAAATCAAAGACATGAGCTCTGACGCCAATCCTGCCTTCCAGAGGCTTTTCTTCAAG ACACTGCAGGAAAGCATGGCAGAGCTGTTTCAGGCTAGACTGGGTGTGCCCATCTCAGGACAGGAAGCCAATCTGTGCGTGTTGTTTCAGGACCGTGAGGCCTCTTCAGGAGATTTAAAGGACTTTCTGCCAGACTCTCATGCTGCCTCTCTGCTTTACAAACTTCACAAACCAATCAAAGGATTGCTGTCTGAAGAC GACGTTGAAGAACTTAAGataagacacagaaaaacagctctgTTCTCCCATCTTGAAGGGATTTTGAGAGAGAAGAGCTCTGAAGCCACAGGGGAAGGCGGAGACCAGATCGGGTAA
- the LOC124059163 gene encoding uncharacterized protein LOC124059163 has translation MEELVSAECQRQGAWGLLGEGTGAQLLCPDTGTVMTKDHIFGPDGSLRPCQALHCDSVTGLIRPNAHSHMLLSSGHTMAVPPDFFLHPQTGRVMPIAGNVAYDPASSTLVFTTDSCTGDTRKWDSPLLPFIPYPTSRHSDQPLPSTCLRGLRPSQRLQLGVPMADPDTGVPVPILAVTIHPQTGLVYPLGGVHVCPLTRLSQPIQIGYPMLDSRTGNIVLTVGVSLDPITGAVLPVGGVLLAESIIEPLSGRMVRVGGASMRAGQLLPNAGGYQALLDCKVLLDVSKDNVLLNLKMLIHLISPFHSGSMIHVLHLKYEETIFFLLRVFVSIRFLQ, from the exons ATGGAAGAGCTGGTGTCAGCAGAGTGCCAGCGTCAGGGGGCCTGGGGGTTGTTGGGTGAGGGTACAGGGGCACAGCTGCTCTGCCCTGACACTGGAACTGTGATGACCAAGGATCACATCTTTG GTCCCGATGGGTCCCTGCGTCCCTGTCAGGCACTTCACTGTGATTCAGTCACAGGTCTCATAAGGCCGAATGCTCACAGCCACATGCTGCTAAGCAGCGGCCACACGATGGCAGTGCCACCTGATTTTTTCCTCCACCCACAGACTGGCAGAGTTATGCCCATTGCTGGCAATGTGGCCTATGATCCTGCAAGCTCTACTTTAGTGTTCACGACTGACTCATGTACAG gGGACACCAGGAAGTGGGACAGtcccctccttcctttcatTCCTTACCCAACCTCTCGTCACTCAGACCAGCCTCTGCCCAGCACTTGTCTTAGAGGCCTGAGACCGAGCCAGAGACTGCAGCTGGGTGTTCCCATGGCAGACCCAGACACAGGTGTCCCAGTGCCCATTCTGGCTGTGACCATCCACCCCCAGACGGGTCTAGTCTATCCACTAGGTGGGGTGCATGTCTGTCCCCTCACGCGTCTGTCCCAGCCCATACAGATTGGTTATCCCATGCTGGATTCCAGGACGGGCAATATTGTGCTCACTGTTGGGGTCAGTCTAGATCCGATAACAG GAGCTGTGCTGCCAGTAGGTGGAGTTCTGCTGGCCGAGTCCATCATTGAACCTCTGAGTGGGCGGATGGTGAGAGTGGGAGGGGCCAGCATGAGGGCCGGGCAGCTGCTGCCTAATGCAGGAGGATACCAGGCTCTCTTAGATTGCAAGGTGCTGTTGGATGTATCCAAAGATAATGTATTATTGAATTTAAAGATGTTAATTCATTTAATATCTCCATTCCATTCTGGAAGCATGATACATGTACTGCATTTGAAATATGaagaaacaatttttttcttattgagAGTTTTTGTCTCAATTAGGTTCTTGCAATAA
- the LOC124059056 gene encoding uncharacterized protein LOC124059056, with translation MCYFCTSALVQQVDTLNMLKTCRCKSFRCVWGLSALLLTLVHGNNAGQQAKEAPPCQPGFFCPLWSFTPIPCPKGTYGQTAGAVSVDSCLKCPPHHYCPRPGLSASLPCGPVAEQPLPGQDSCVCLGEGQSFQTSDGQCLCTIGYQPYNNGDLCVHKLYDVCRDGKTRTQYGDCLDRYQWLLHCGQQVCRSAEDYRGYDGELGLCVCREPPGRAACGGLCGRRSVTQLKFQCQSNGEMELVWNYESQVSGISGKVLEMVFKQWDPQGTLECNSHLNSSHSVYIVQTTEAGFFGVHGGLPKELQQLFPVNAQQDTLSSAERYSEVLWEVTGVENISQGGREMNSSSRRGNRRDIEEEEKEMTVTGVLNPTTCLHLGDVVLFTVDTRHYPQYDIDNLYNTNSDFDWGAFRQLKEELVLSWTPPSFFSVVFNQHGVYVFKLSSHQHKRLYVRVMPAGGQCYEPGPFFPAAPRHVTRMGIRRRRNLLLRPDWLVTGGLLFGAVVILCLCVTLLILFREYGWPEKKPIRAQYRLSQLAYHMEDYSSKGSRVISLRKVHRNQQARMTQDSIQPAVCADTLEEFWDYEHQVDLEAFSSSTFYSLLLKQSLSVTSRLGQLTAEVKELYQGVLGKLQLLHPRLIAEERAGDSYGRMRREVEREVLRRKTLASQLRTLLDSQLEVCSTSYS, from the exons ATGTGTTACTTCTGCACCAGTGCTTTAGTTCAGCAGGTGGATACGTTAAACATGCTAAAGACATGCAGATGCAAGagtttcaggtgtgtgtggggacTGAGTGCTCTGCTCCTTACTCTGGTTCATGGAAACAACGCCGGTCAGCAGGCCAAGGAGGCGCCACCCTGCCAGCCAG gTTTCTTCTGCCCTTTGTGGAGCTTCACTCCAATCCCCTGTCCTAAGGGAACCTACGGGCAAACTGCTGGTGCCGTGTCTGTAGACAGTTGTCTGAAGTGTCCTCCTCACCACTACTGTCCTAGACCAGGTCTGTCTGCGTCACTGCCCTGTGGTCCTGTGGCTGAACAGCCTCTGCCTGGTCAGGACTCATGTGTCTGCCTGGGCGAGGGACAGAGCTTCCAG ACCAGTGACGGGCAGTGTCTCTGTACCATCGGCTACCAACCTTACAACAACGGAGATTTGTGTGTACACAAACTGTACGACGtctgcagagatggaaaaacaCGTACTCAGTATGGAGACTGTTTGGACAGATATCAGTGGTTACTACACTGTGGACAGCAG GTGTGTCGATCTGCAGAGGACTACCGGGGCTATGATGGGGAACTgggtctgtgtgtttgcagagagcCTCCTGGAAGAGCTGCATGTGGAGGCCTATGTGGTAGAAGGTCAGTTACTCAGCTGAAATTCCAGTGCCAGTCCAATGGAGAAATGGAGCTGGTGTGGAATTATGAGAGTCAG GTGTCAGGCATCTCAGGCAAGGTGCTCGAGATGGTTTTTAAACAGTGGGACCCCCAGGGGACTCTAGAGTGCAACAGCCACCTGAACTCCTCGCATTCTGTCTACATTGTTCAGACAACAG AGGCAGGCTTCTTCGGCGTCCACGGCGGACTCCCAAAGGAGCTCCAGCAACTGTTTCCTGTCAACGCACAGCAAGACACTCTGAGCTCAGCTG aaagataTTCTGAGGTTCTGTGGGAGGTCACAGGAGTTGAAAATATCAGTCAAGGAGGTAGAGAAATGAActccagcagcaggaggggaAACAGGAGAGATatagaggaagaagagaaagaaatgactgTAACTGGAGTTCTGAACCCCACAACGTGTCTTCATTTGGGTGATGTTGTGCTGTTCACTGTCGACACACGTCACTATCCTCAGTATGACAT AGACAACTTgtacaacacaaacagtgactTCGACTGGGGTGCGTTCAGGCAGCTAAAAGAGGAGCTGGTTTTATCTTGGACTCCTCCCAGCTTCTTTTCAGTGGTCTTTAACCAACATGGAGTATATGTTTTTAAACTGAGCAGCCATCAGCACAAACGCTTG taTGTGCGGGTGATGCCTGCGGGCGGCCAGTGTTATGAGCCCGGCCCGTTCTTTCCCGCTGCCCCACGTCATGTGACCAGAATGGGAATCAGACGGAGACGCAACCTGCTGCTGAGACCAGATTGGCTGGTGACTGGCGGACTGCTGTTTGGAGCTGTGGTCATCCTCTGTTTATGTGTTACACTGCTG ATCCTTTTCCGTGAATATGGATGGCCTGAGAAGAAGCCAATCAGAGCGCAGTATCGCTTGTCGCAGTTGGCCTACCACATGGAGGACTACTCATCCAAAGGTTCAAGGGTGATCTCACTTAGGAAGGTTCACCGAAACCAACAAGCTAGGATGACACAAGACTCCATTCAACCAG CAGTCTGTGCAGACACCTTGGAGGAGTTCTGGGATTATGAACACCAGGTTGATCTGGAggctttcagcagcagcacctttTACAGCCTCCTGCTCAAAcaaagtctgtctgtcacttCACGGCTGGGACAGCTCACGGCTGAG GTGAAGGAGCTATACCAAGGGGTGCTTGGTAAACTGCAGCTACTCCACCCACGCTTGATCGCTGAGGAGAGGGCTGGGGACAGCTATGGGAGGATGAGAAGGGAGGTGGAGCGGGAGGTGTTGCGACGAAAGACTCTGGCATCACAGCTGAGGACTCTGCTCGACAGTCAGCTGGAGGTTTGCAGTACATCGTATTCCTAA
- the zgc:162608 gene encoding uncharacterized protein zgc:162608, translating to MNMHLKLVIFALSLLTTSAYPLHRNSREATWTDSKANQADDKTEQTKDVDKIFKSHIDSKDLYNQDDQSKNPVTEEMQLKLSMESERLRNRLRQELAELQQRLSPSPAHLSSTLASMRERLAPLTQQLQSSLSSNTQDLCGQLSLYLQDLETAEAQPEANPALYQEAFHGMSQTLERSSSKAADIISDFHTKTVEVTEHLKEISVSEQEAANSELWQEISSRLGQEVSSLKVEAHNRVEALKAELAALLETAQPHKAELIASVERFCQNAALQSQLFEARMERLFQGLEEETDVQGASSLSPSSSSSFVQSGGSLQEDFTVKLSALIQDILHAV from the exons ATGAACATGCATCTAAAACTGGTGATCTTCGCCCTGTCGCTCTTGACAACTTCAG CATACCCACTCCACCGTAACAGCAGGGAGGCCACCTGGACTGATTCAAAGGCCAACCAGGCTGATGACAAGACAGAGCAAACAAAAGATGTGGA TAAAATCTTCAAAAGCCACATAGACAGCAAAGACCTTTACAATCAAGATGACCAGAGCAAAAACCCTGTGACAGAAGAGATGCAACTTAAACTCAGTATGGAGTCAGAGCGTCTGCGTAACCGTCTGCGTCAAGAACTGGCCGAGCTCCAGCAGAGGCTGTCCCCGTCTCCGGCTCACCTCAGCTCCACCCTGGCCAGCATGAGGGAGCGCTTGGCTCCCCTCACTCAGCAGCTCCAGAGCTCTCTCAGCAGCAACACCCAAGATCTGTGTGGCCAGCTGAGCCTCTACCTGCAGGACCTGGAGACAGCAGAGGCCCAGCCAGAGGCCAATCCAGCTCTCTACCAGGAAGCCTTCCATGGGATGAGCCAAACCCTGGAGCGCAGCAGCTCCAAGGCCGCCGACATCATCAGCGACTTCCATACAAAAACCGTCGAGGTGACTGAACATCTGAAAGAGATCAGTGTGAGCGAGCAAGAGGCAGCCAATTCAGAGCTCTGGCAGGAAATCAGTTCCAGGTtgggacaggaagtgagttCTCTGAAGGTAGAGGCACATAACAGGGTGGAAGCTCTCAAAGCAGAGCTTGCTGCCCTGCTAGAAACCGCACAGCCTCATAAGGCTGAACTTATTGCCAGTGTGGAGCGGTTCTGCCAAAATGCAGCCCTGCAGAGCCAACTTTTTGAGGCCCGGATGGAGAGGCTCTTTCaggggctggaggaggagacggaTGTCCAGGGAGCCTCCAGCCTgtctccttcatcttcctcctcattcGTACAGTCAGGTGGCTCTTTGCAGGAGGACTTCACAGTTAAACTCTCTGCTTTGATCCAAGACATTCTGCATGCAGTGTAG
- the LOC124059261 gene encoding zona pellucida-like domain-containing protein 1, translated as MTLYLCLPLLVVLLQPTQCLYNCSSEYERTPDNSDLIVDCGTSMITLEINACTAQWAGFNTTDLALNGNHNITECLGSVDTSVDPPIIRYQLPVNHSQDNPCRQSLQIVDEAPDPTGPFSSFLSIQSVIITGYIDTPRSDDGLISYSTDLYYHFSCRYPLEYLINNTQIVASSVSVATSDNNGTFIDTLKMGVYNDTDYGFPLLVPATGLELRTRIYVEVKAVNLTGNFYVLLDHCFATPTVYNLSQTEQHNFFTGCSVAQRTSVTNNGLSKAARFNFEAFRFVQHRDQARSSIYLHCILRLCEPSKCQELLSACNNRRKRSLTPFGHESSDSATVSVGPLYMAKEVISINLPLRASGDDVASGRDDVNVTGLVVGVVFGSAAAVLLVLGGWFVLKKFYWVGGLPHAFD; from the exons ATGACTCTTTACCTTTGTCTCCCTCTACTggttgtgctgctgcagccaacTCAATGTCTCTATAACTGCTCATCTGAGTATGAGAGGACCCCAG ACAATTCGGACCTGATAGTTGACTGTGGCACCAGTATGATCACCCTGGAGATCAACGCGTGTACAGCTCAGTGGGCAGGTTTCAACACCACTGACCTGGCTCTGAACGGGAACCACAACATCACAGAGTGTCTGGGCTCTGTTGACACCAGTGTGGATCCTCCGATCATCCGTTACCAGCTTCCTGTTAACCACAGTCAGGATAACCCCTGTCGCCAGTCTCTGCAG ATTGTGGATGAGGCCCCGGACCCCACAGGTCCCTTCAGCAGCTTCCTAAGTATCCAGTCGGTTATCATCACTGGGTACATAGACACACCCAGATCTGACGACGGGCTGATCAGCTACTCCACAGACCTTTACTATCACTTCTCCTGCCGCTACCCGCTGGAGTACCTGATCAACAACACACAGATTGTGGC GTCTTCGGTTTCTGTGGCGACCAGTGATAATAATGGAACCTTCATCGACACACTGAAAATGGGTGTTTATAAT GACACAGACTATGGTTTCCCATTGCTGGTACCTGCAACAGGACTTGAGCTACGAACCAGGATCTATGTGGAGGTCAAGGCGGTTAACCTCACGGGAAA tttctaCGTACTGCTGGATCACTGCTTTGCTACTCCCACTGTTTACAACCTGTCGCAGACTGAACAGCACAACTTCTTCACCGG CTGTTCAGTGGCACAAAGGACATCTGTGACGAACAATGGCCTTTCCAAGGCCGCCCGATTTAACTTTGAGGCCTTCCGCTTTGTTCAGCACCGTGACCAGGCAAGGTCCAGCATCTATCTGCACTGCATACTGAGACTGTGTGAGCCAAGCAAATGTCAAGAGCTGCTGTCT gccTGCAATAATAGAAGAAAAAGATCTTTGACTCCTTTTGGACACGAAAGCAGTGATTCTGCCACTGTATCGGTCGGACCTCTTTACATGGCCAAAGAAG TGATTTCCATTAATCTCCCCCTGCGTGCATCAGGTGACGACGTGGCATCAGGGAGGGATGATGTGAATGTGACGGGTctggtggtgggggtggtgttTGGCTCTGCCGCCGCTGTCTTGCTGGTCCTGGGTGGCTGGTTCGTCCTGAAGAAGTTCTACTGGGTGGGAGGATTACCTCATGCCTTTGACTGA